A stretch of DNA from Bacillus solimangrovi:
GGGGTGTTTCCCCTGTGAGAGTAGGACGTTGCCGGGCATGATAACAGAAACCGATCTGATAATAGATCGGTTTTTTGCATGTGTCTGTACTAATTTCAAATAAAGGTTTTCCATTTTGAAATAGTTATCACCTTTATGGAGTTTGCTCATATCATAATAGAAATAGGTGTAAGGTTCAAATTTTCAAAGATACTACTGTTATCATTTATAATACCTCTCTGTTTACATGTATAAAAGTTTCTTAGTTGGGGATGCTTAATTAATGGAGGTGGAGAAGTATGAGTAAGATAGATGAGAGATATAAAGAAGCATGCATTATTTGTGAAGAAAAGAAAGAGCGGGGAATTCATATTTTTTCAGAATTTATATGTTGGGAATGTGAACAAAATATTGTTCATACCGAGACGGATGAAAATAAATATAGATATTATGTGGACAAATTACAAAAGATTTCACAATCTAAATTATATTCTTAAAGAGGGCCGAAGTGATGGTTCTCTTT
This window harbors:
- a CDS encoding sigma factor G inhibitor Gin, coding for MSKIDERYKEACIICEEKKERGIHIFSEFICWECEQNIVHTETDENKYRYYVDKLQKISQSKLYS